A region of Thermococcus piezophilus DNA encodes the following proteins:
- a CDS encoding DUF438 domain-containing protein: MTELLNNREYKKEQLKNLLKKIHEGEEVNKLKTEFKAVLSSISPLEIPLIEQELVKEGISAKEIAKMCDIHVELFREAVSGTDELEEKDLPEGHPLRTLYEENHEIMKDAEMLNLYASTLVNTKDDLMRKEILGVLEEIVGNLRKVGFTHYNREEMLIFPYIERRGLTAIATVLWMKHDEIRFMIKHLTELLRKREEMPWEEFVTKFKEKANEAAFALTDMVFRENNIFYPTVKALLSEGEWKAIRFQEDEFGYYKVQPKEWNPDVEPLHPWQIDPTLNAEQLLGLPKEVQQALKGQPLEFDKAELKREDDIDLGTGYVNVEELKAIFEALPVDVTFIDKDDRVRFFSPGERIFTRSLSVLGRPVHLCHPPKSVHIVNKILEAFKEGREKESTFWIRMGPKYVYIKYVPLFDDNGEYLGTLEITMDIAPYKKIEGEKRLLDWRN; the protein is encoded by the coding sequence ATGACCGAGTTACTGAACAACAGGGAGTATAAGAAGGAGCAGCTCAAGAATCTGCTCAAAAAGATACACGAGGGAGAAGAGGTAAACAAGCTGAAGACTGAGTTTAAGGCAGTCTTAAGTAGCATCTCCCCCCTTGAAATCCCGCTCATCGAGCAGGAGCTGGTGAAGGAAGGCATCTCCGCTAAGGAGATAGCCAAGATGTGCGACATCCATGTCGAGCTCTTCCGCGAGGCAGTTTCGGGTACTGACGAGCTCGAAGAGAAGGATCTTCCAGAGGGACATCCGCTCAGGACTCTCTACGAGGAGAACCATGAGATAATGAAGGACGCCGAAATGCTTAATCTTTACGCCTCGACACTGGTCAACACCAAGGACGATCTCATGAGGAAAGAAATCCTCGGCGTTCTTGAGGAGATAGTGGGCAACCTCAGGAAGGTCGGCTTCACCCACTACAACCGCGAAGAGATGCTCATTTTCCCATACATCGAGCGCCGCGGCCTGACGGCAATAGCAACCGTCCTCTGGATGAAGCATGACGAGATAAGGTTCATGATAAAGCACCTCACCGAGCTTTTAAGGAAGAGGGAGGAGATGCCCTGGGAAGAGTTCGTCACGAAGTTCAAGGAAAAGGCAAACGAGGCGGCTTTTGCCCTAACTGACATGGTCTTCAGGGAAAACAACATATTCTATCCCACCGTTAAGGCCCTGCTGAGCGAGGGTGAGTGGAAGGCTATAAGATTTCAGGAAGACGAGTTTGGCTACTACAAAGTCCAGCCAAAGGAGTGGAACCCCGACGTTGAGCCCCTTCACCCCTGGCAGATTGACCCGACGCTGAATGCAGAGCAGCTCCTCGGCCTTCCAAAGGAGGTTCAGCAGGCCCTTAAGGGACAGCCGCTGGAGTTTGACAAAGCTGAGCTCAAACGTGAGGACGACATAGACCTTGGAACCGGCTACGTTAACGTCGAGGAACTCAAGGCAATATTCGAGGCCCTTCCGGTTGATGTGACCTTTATAGACAAGGACGACCGCGTGAGGTTCTTTTCGCCAGGCGAGAGGATATTCACGCGCTCGTTGAGCGTCCTTGGAAGGCCCGTCCATCTCTGCCATCCACCTAAGAGCGTCCACATAGTGAACAAAATCCTCGAGGCCTTCAAAGAGGGCAGGGAGAAAGAGTCCACCTTCTGGATACGCATGGGGCCGAAGTACGTTTACATCAAATACGTGCCGCTCTTCGATGATAACGGTGAATACCTCGGGACCCTTGAGATTACGATGGACATCGCCCCGTATAAGAAAATTGAAGGCGAAAAGAGGCTTCTCGACTGGAGGAATTGA
- a CDS encoding cupin domain-containing protein: MIVVNVENAEGVENPHGVDVRKLLAMEKVSVLHVSLKPGEELKKHSTSVDAFLYVLKGRGVVEVGEERAEVKKGYLVYLPKNIPHSVSNAGSMEMSFLVVKVV, encoded by the coding sequence ATGATTGTTGTTAACGTCGAAAACGCCGAAGGGGTCGAAAACCCTCACGGAGTGGACGTTAGAAAGCTCCTCGCGATGGAGAAAGTCAGCGTGCTCCACGTGAGCCTAAAACCCGGTGAAGAGCTCAAGAAGCACTCCACTTCAGTGGATGCCTTTCTCTACGTGCTCAAGGGAAGGGGTGTGGTAGAAGTCGGTGAGGAGAGAGCAGAGGTTAAGAAGGGATACCTCGTATACTTACCTAAGAACATCCCCCACAGCGTCTCGAACGCTGGAAGCATGGAGATGTCCTTTCTCGTCGTTAAGGTGGTGTGA
- a CDS encoding M24 family metallopeptidase translates to MRGNPEIFRKRVERFQELLRDNEIDGAVIRTLSSFIYFTGTKWLRPSILIPAEGEPIVYVVKGEAEEFKRRSWIENVVEFRKVEDLMAGVVSWIHGNGMERVGLEFGVERDAYLIFLKIFQRLNPTVEIVDILDLTMGLRIIKDEWELDNIRKAGKIAQKGMKVSEDVIKPGMSELEIAAEVMRELMLNGSEDPKVYVSTTPRAHAEPFRDLKVKENGVVTVVIGADWNHYYANMARTFVVGDPGESVRKAIEVKEEAYRLALEETRIGVPLSAVEKKLTNFFKERGFGDAYIAGYTHGVGLLIEEPPITTIVVPQRAAKVQENMVLTIIHPPLMITEGAIKKEDTYIVKENGIERVT, encoded by the coding sequence ATGAGGGGAAATCCCGAGATATTTCGGAAAAGGGTCGAGCGCTTCCAGGAGCTTTTAAGGGATAATGAGATAGACGGGGCAGTCATCAGAACTCTGTCGAGCTTTATCTACTTCACCGGCACCAAGTGGCTCCGTCCAAGCATCCTTATTCCGGCCGAAGGGGAACCGATCGTTTACGTCGTCAAGGGCGAGGCCGAGGAGTTCAAGCGGAGGAGCTGGATTGAGAATGTCGTCGAGTTCCGGAAGGTCGAGGACTTGATGGCCGGTGTGGTGAGCTGGATACACGGTAATGGCATGGAGCGTGTCGGTTTAGAGTTCGGCGTAGAGAGGGACGCCTACTTAATCTTCCTCAAGATATTCCAGCGGCTGAATCCAACGGTTGAGATAGTGGATATCCTTGATCTCACGATGGGCCTCAGGATTATAAAGGATGAATGGGAGCTCGACAATATCAGGAAAGCTGGAAAGATAGCCCAGAAGGGTATGAAGGTTTCAGAGGATGTTATAAAGCCTGGCATGAGCGAGCTCGAGATAGCGGCCGAGGTTATGCGCGAGCTCATGCTCAACGGCAGTGAAGATCCCAAGGTTTATGTCTCAACAACACCAAGGGCCCACGCAGAGCCCTTCAGGGACTTGAAAGTAAAGGAGAACGGTGTCGTTACGGTCGTCATAGGGGCAGACTGGAACCATTATTATGCGAACATGGCGAGGACTTTCGTGGTCGGCGATCCCGGTGAGAGTGTCAGAAAAGCCATTGAGGTCAAGGAAGAGGCTTACAGACTTGCGCTGGAGGAAACCAGAATCGGCGTTCCCCTTTCGGCAGTGGAGAAGAAGCTTACGAATTTCTTCAAGGAGAGGGGCTTTGGTGATGCCTACATAGCTGGCTACACCCACGGAGTCGGTCTGTTAATCGAGGAACCGCCGATAACGACCATCGTCGTTCCACAGAGGGCCGCGAAGGTACAAGAGAATATGGTTCTCACAATAATCCACCCGCCGCTCATGATTACCGAAGGGGCCATAAAGAAGGAGGACACCTACATCGTAAAGGAAAACGGCATTGAGAGGGTCACCTAA
- a CDS encoding Lrp/AsnC family transcriptional regulator: MRENEHLNELDRMILYILQEDGRASYSEIARRLRIPESTVRLRVKKLLERGIIRKFAALINPFKAGYNIVAFIAVDIEPNKIKQAAEELSKLPEVDVLGIATGAHDILMQVTVKDLQELESFLIEKLGKIEGIRSTETSILTSVRKWGYARVF; the protein is encoded by the coding sequence ATGCGGGAGAATGAACACCTTAACGAACTCGATAGGATGATACTCTACATCCTCCAGGAGGACGGGAGGGCGAGTTACTCGGAGATAGCGAGGAGGCTCAGAATACCTGAATCGACGGTAAGGCTCCGCGTGAAGAAGCTCTTGGAAAGGGGAATCATAAGAAAGTTCGCGGCACTGATAAACCCATTCAAGGCGGGCTATAACATAGTGGCATTCATAGCCGTTGACATCGAGCCAAACAAAATAAAGCAAGCAGCGGAAGAGCTAAGCAAGCTGCCTGAAGTTGATGTTCTCGGCATAGCCACAGGAGCGCACGACATACTCATGCAGGTAACGGTGAAGGATTTGCAGGAGCTGGAGAGCTTTCTAATAGAAAAGCTGGGAAAGATCGAGGGAATAAGGAGCACGGAAACATCAATCCTGACGAGCGTCCGGAAGTGGGGCTACGCAAGGGTGTTTTAG
- a CDS encoding uracil-xanthine permease family protein, translating to MEAAEFEKKGALKFGIDDRVEPLKALVFGLQHVLAMFGATVTVPLVVGGAIGLSGDQVALMIQAVLLAMGIATLLQTTIGSRYPIVQGSSFAFIPGLIAIGSTNGMAAIQGALIVGGLIEATIGWLGIIGKVRKLFTPLVTGVTIMLIGFSLADVAVKNFFNFYADPSGSTIVSSVIVAGVTFLTTVFVALKVKGSLRAMPVVIGALVGYAASIPLGLANFDLAKSLPAFSLPKILPWDEPIFDTTVIVILLFAFMVSIIESVGDYHAIATVTGSEITEKHIARGIGSEGLACSIAGFLGACGTTSYSENIGLVALTKVASRHVVQVGAAILILLSLIPKFAGVLASMPAPVLGGLTLALYGMISVTGLRLITEKVELNDRNTLILAAALIAGLGAPQLPAEFLAHFPKVIANILESGMAVGALTAIILDRLL from the coding sequence ATGGAGGCTGCGGAGTTTGAAAAGAAAGGTGCTTTGAAGTTTGGAATTGATGACAGGGTTGAGCCTTTGAAGGCTTTGGTTTTTGGTCTTCAGCATGTTCTGGCGATGTTTGGAGCAACTGTCACTGTCCCGCTGGTCGTGGGCGGTGCAATAGGTCTCAGCGGCGACCAGGTTGCCCTCATGATACAGGCGGTTCTTCTGGCCATGGGCATCGCGACACTTCTGCAGACGACGATAGGCTCGCGCTACCCGATAGTCCAGGGTTCGAGCTTCGCCTTCATCCCAGGGTTGATAGCGATAGGCTCAACTAATGGCATGGCTGCCATACAGGGTGCACTTATCGTGGGGGGCTTGATTGAAGCGACTATAGGCTGGCTCGGTATAATCGGCAAGGTCAGAAAACTCTTCACACCTCTCGTCACAGGAGTTACAATAATGCTCATAGGCTTCAGCCTGGCGGACGTTGCCGTCAAGAACTTCTTCAACTTCTACGCCGACCCAAGCGGGAGCACTATTGTAAGCTCCGTCATCGTCGCGGGGGTTACCTTCCTCACCACGGTGTTCGTCGCGCTGAAGGTGAAGGGAAGCCTCAGGGCCATGCCAGTGGTGATAGGTGCGCTCGTTGGCTACGCCGCCAGCATCCCGCTCGGCTTAGCCAACTTCGACCTTGCGAAGAGCCTTCCGGCGTTCAGTCTGCCCAAGATTCTTCCCTGGGATGAGCCTATCTTTGACACGACGGTAATCGTCATCCTGCTCTTCGCCTTCATGGTGAGCATAATCGAGAGCGTCGGCGACTACCATGCCATAGCGACCGTTACCGGCTCGGAGATAACGGAGAAGCACATAGCCCGCGGTATAGGCAGCGAAGGGCTAGCCTGCTCGATAGCCGGCTTTTTGGGTGCCTGCGGAACAACGAGCTACTCGGAGAATATCGGACTTGTGGCGCTCACCAAAGTGGCGAGCAGGCACGTTGTGCAGGTGGGGGCAGCTATACTGATACTCCTATCGCTGATTCCCAAGTTCGCAGGAGTCTTGGCCTCCATGCCCGCTCCAGTGCTCGGCGGCCTCACACTGGCGCTCTACGGCATGATAAGTGTCACTGGGCTTAGATTGATAACCGAAAAAGTGGAGCTCAACGACAGGAACACCCTCATACTGGCAGCCGCACTTATAGCGGGCCTCGGTGCACCCCAGCTTCCTGCTGAGTTCTTGGCGCACTTTCCGAAGGTTATAGCCAACATACTTGAGTCAGGCATGGCCGTTGGAGCGTTGACGGCAATAATCCTTGACAGGCTCCTCTAA
- the nuoI gene encoding NADH-quinone oxidoreductase subunit NuoI, whose product MEVDFKVAPEEKIRKKPSFIKPWMGLKYLFKKPVTIKIPYERVQIAKDYRGFHTLDWKKCVGCNFCGQICPARAIEMTWIEVDGKMEKRPHPKIDYGRCTFCEFCVDVCPTGALDFIENYILTTEWKDEELELFDWVPIHPDKFREISEKFPDYRFPVEKIKFNNETKEVTYYLRDGEVMKFKILGYGIRPPKPPTKPAQKVAAKPAEKTEEKKE is encoded by the coding sequence ATGGAGGTTGATTTTAAGGTCGCCCCAGAGGAGAAAATCAGGAAGAAGCCATCATTCATCAAGCCCTGGATGGGCCTCAAGTACCTCTTCAAGAAGCCCGTTACCATCAAGATACCCTACGAGAGGGTACAGATAGCTAAGGACTACAGGGGGTTCCACACCCTCGACTGGAAGAAGTGTGTCGGCTGTAACTTCTGCGGCCAGATATGTCCGGCGAGGGCAATAGAGATGACCTGGATAGAAGTGGATGGCAAGATGGAGAAAAGGCCACATCCAAAGATAGACTACGGCAGGTGTACCTTCTGTGAGTTCTGTGTCGACGTCTGTCCAACTGGAGCGCTGGACTTCATCGAGAACTATATCCTCACCACCGAGTGGAAGGACGAGGAGCTGGAGCTCTTTGACTGGGTTCCAATCCATCCAGACAAGTTCAGGGAGATAAGCGAGAAGTTCCCCGACTACAGGTTCCCGGTGGAGAAGATAAAGTTCAACAATGAAACGAAGGAGGTCACCTACTACCTGAGAGACGGAGAGGTCATGAAGTTCAAGATACTCGGCTACGGCATCAGGCCGCCGAAGCCACCGACAAAGCCTGCTCAGAAGGTAGCCGCAAAACCAGCTGAAAAGACCGAGGAAAAGAAGGAGTGA